AAGGGCGTGGAGGTTCAAGTCCTCTCATCCGCACTACTCTACCGCGACAATGTTTCGCGGCGGCGATTTCGATGCCGGCGACGAACCACCATGCCAACGACCGCCGCCGAAGCCAGACACGACATCGCTAGGGTGCTCGGTTCGGGAACCGCGACGGCTGAAACCACGTAGTTCGCATACGTCTTTCCGCCCAGCGCATTGGTGATCGTGTCGCCGGTGTAGACCAAGTCGCCGCTCGCATTGGCCAACATTTCCGGCTCGGTGAACAAGCTAAAATTGTCGCCATATTCGCTGTTGAATGCGGTCATGAACAAATTGGCGAACATCCCGTTGACGATCGTGTTGGGGTGAATGCCGTCATGAGTGAACGCGTCGGGGGTGTCATCGGTGATCACGCCGGGCGGCAGGGGAAGTTGCAGATAGTCGCGAAAATCGACGCCCGCCGTGCCGTTCAAATCGATCTCGACGCCGCCGATTTCAAACGTTTCTTTGGGGTTCAGATTGTCGCCCCAAATGTCCTTGGTCATCGTGTACAAGTCGACGACGGGGACTCCAACATTTTGAGTCAGTTCGTCCGTCGCGTCGCGATTGTATTGGCCCATGACCGCGTCGATTCGCTCGCGTCCCAGTCCGACGGGGTACAAGAATTCCGTCAGCGGCGCGATCCCATACTCGGGTGCCGTCGCGACAACCACGTCAATCCCGGCGTTGCGAAGCGTCGTCGCCGCCAACGAGACTCGCGCGACCGCCGCCGAGGCAAAGGCATCGATTTCGGCGGTCGTCGCCAACCCAAAATAGATCGACTCGTAACTGCTTTGTGGAAGCGCCGTCACGGCCAGCGTGCTGGTGTTGTTCCCCACCGCTGCGGGAAACGGGAACAGGTCATTCGACCCGATCACGATCACAGCCTTTGCGACGCCCGCCGATGCCGCTTGGCTGGCCAAGTTGGTGTGCTGGTCGCTGCCGATCATCGATTCGGTCGTCGAACCCGCAAGCGCCCAGTTGTACTCGTACCCGGTCCCCCGAGTTCCGCCCCAATTGCCCGTCGGGCCCGCATCGATCTTGCCCGCGTCGACCATCAACTGGATCGCATTGCGCGAGTAGTCCAGCGAGATCCCCGAAAAGCCCGATTGGTCAAAATGCTCGTCAAGCAAACTGTCACCAACGGCGCCCATTTTCGGCGGCACGGCCTGACCCCACGTGCTGCCCGCACCAAAAAGCATCATGATCATGGCAGCGGAAACGATGTTGGCCACAGACGTTGGAAGTCGCATTCTGAATCCTCTCGATCGATGTCGCGGCAGATCGCACGCCGATTGCATGGACCTTGCCTCCCCAGCCCAAGAACCGCCGGAACAGCGATGCCGAAAGGGGGGTCATGGATCCTACCGGACGAGTAGCCGAATATCAAGCAATTCCAGCCTTTGGCTCGAAATAGCGAACCGGCCAGTGTTTTACCGCTGCACGAAAACACATGGCGTGTCCCCGAACAGGTGTCGTATCCGACGCGATCGCAATCGGAGAGCGTCGCAGGATGTCGGCGAAAACGGCGACAGGTTGATTAACGCATCTTGCTGAGTTTGCACCGGAATTGAAACCAAATCGTCGGTCGTAAACAATCGATGCTGGCATCAGACTTGGCGTCGCCGCCGTAGCAACGACAGGGCCATGCAGGGAATAGCCAGCAGTATGGAACTGGCTTCCGGTACC
The sequence above is a segment of the Rubripirellula tenax genome. Coding sequences within it:
- a CDS encoding SGNH/GDSL hydrolase family protein, with the translated sequence MRLPTSVANIVSAAMIMMLFGAGSTWGQAVPPKMGAVGDSLLDEHFDQSGFSGISLDYSRNAIQLMVDAGKIDAGPTGNWGGTRGTGYEYNWALAGSTTESMIGSDQHTNLASQAASAGVAKAVIVIGSNDLFPFPAAVGNNTSTLAVTALPQSSYESIYFGLATTAEIDAFASAAVARVSLAATTLRNAGIDVVVATAPEYGIAPLTEFLYPVGLGRERIDAVMGQYNRDATDELTQNVGVPVVDLYTMTKDIWGDNLNPKETFEIGGVEIDLNGTAGVDFRDYLQLPLPPGVITDDTPDAFTHDGIHPNTIVNGMFANLFMTAFNSEYGDNFSLFTEPEMLANASGDLVYTGDTITNALGGKTYANYVVSAVAVPEPSTLAMSCLASAAVVGMVVRRRHRNRRRETLSR